Proteins co-encoded in one Nicotiana sylvestris chromosome 7, ASM39365v2, whole genome shotgun sequence genomic window:
- the LOC104227720 gene encoding glycerol-3-phosphate acyltransferase 1-like isoform X1, which translates to MTLPVKNMVFPMVLLRLAEWLVYKLLANSCYRAAMKVKNSGFFLRNSSFKSSHQIPLYPSISKCNLHGRKSETVACDIQGTLLRSESFFPYFMLVAFEGGSIFRAFFLLLSSPLLLVLDYELKLRVMIFITFCGLRLKDMDSVGRAVLPKFYLENLNVHVYEVLKSAGCRVVFTSVPRVMVEGFLKEYLSVDNVKGTELHSVGSYFTGLISSSGILVKPRAIKEFLGENKPDIGIGNSSFHDHLFISLCKEAYVVNKEDEKSSSVLTREKYPKPLVFHDGRLAFLPTPLATLAMFIWLPIGIVLAIFRLFIGICLPYKIAIFLGTLSGVQLRLKGTDPPRSENGKGVLYVCTHRTLLDPVFLSTSLGKPLTAVTYSLSKMSEILAPIKTVRLTRSRTKDAEAMQRLLSEGDLVVCPEGTTCREPYLLRFSSLFAELADEIVPVAMNTNVSMFYGTTASGLKCLDPIFFLMNPRPSYTVEILGKVPKELTCAGGKSSHEVANYIQRQLAAALGFECTNLTRKDKYLMLAGNEGVVDNQDSRIVVNPN; encoded by the exons ATGACATTACCAGTGAAAAATATGGTTTTTCCAATGGTACTACTAAGGCTAGCAGAATGGCTAGTGTACAAACTTCTAGCAAACTCATGTTACAGAGCTGCAATGAAAGTTAAAAACTCTGGTTTCTTTCTCAGAAACTCATCTTTTAAATCATCTCATCAAATTCCTTTGTACCCTAGTATAAGCAAGTGTAATTTACATGgaagaaaatcagaaacagtTGCATGTGACATTCAGGGCACACTTCTTAGATCTGAATCTTTCTTCCCATATTTCATGTTAGTTGCTTTTGAAGGTGGTAGCATTTTCAGAGCCTTTTTCTTACTTCTATCAAGTCCCCTTTTATTGGTTCTTGATTATGAACTTAAACTAAGAGTTATGATCTTTATTACATTTTGTGGGCTAAGATTAAAGGACATGGACAGTGTTGGAAGAGCTGTCTTGCCTAAGTTTTATCTTGAAAATTTAAATGTTCATGTTTATGAGGTGTTGAAATCAGCAGGGTGTAGAGTGGTTTTCACAAGTGTGCCTAGAGTTATGGTGGAAGGTTTTCTTAAGGAGTATTTAAGTGTTGATAATGTTAAAGGGACTGAGTTGCATAGTGTTGGGAGCTATTTTACTGGATTGATATCAAGTTCTGGGATACTTGTAAAACCTAGAGCAATTAAGGAATTTCTTGGAGAAAATAAACCAGATATTGGCATTGGAAATTCAAGTTTTCATGATCACCTCTTTATTTCCCTGTGTAAG GAAGCTTACGTGGTAAACAAGGAGGATGAAAAAAGTAGTTCAGTATTGACAAGGGAAAAATATCCAAAACCACTAGTATTTCATGATGGAAGGCTAGCTTTCCTACCTACACCTCTTGCAACATTAGCCATGTTTATATGGCTTCCAATTGGAATAGTATTAGCAATATTCAGACTCTTCATTGGCATATGTTTGCCTTACAAGATAGCCATTTTCTTGGGCACTTTAAGTGGTGTGCAGCTAAGGTTAAAGGGTACTGATCCACCAAGATCAGAAAATGGCAAAGGAGTACTCTATGTTTGCACTCATAGAACACTTTTGGACCCTGTTTTCCTTAGTACATCTTTGGGAAAGCCTTTGACAGCAGTGACCTATAGCTTAAGCAAAATGTCTGAGATCCTTGCTCCTATAAAAACTGTGAGATTGACAAGATCAAGAACAAAAGATGCCGAGGCCATGCAGAGATTGCTCAGTGAAG GTGACTTAGTTGTTTGTCCAGAAGGAACCACATGCAGAGAGCCATATCTTTTAAGGTTCAGCTCCTTATTTGCAGAATTAGCTGATGAGATTGTACCTGTGGCTATGAACACAAATGTGAGCATGTTTTATGGGACTACTGCTAGTGGACTTAAGTGTTTGGACCCTATTTTTTTCTTAATGAATCCAAGACCTTCTTACACTGTTGAGATTCTTGGGAAAGTGCCCAAAGAGTTGACCTGTGCTGGTGGAAAATCTAGCCATGAGGTGGCTAATTACATACAGAGACAACTAGCTGCTGCATTGGGATTTGAGTGCACGAATCTTACAAGAAAGGACAAGTATTTAATGCTAGCTGGGAATGAAGGGGTAGTTGATAATCAGGATTCAAGAATAGTAGTAAATCCTAATTAA
- the LOC104227720 gene encoding glycerol-3-phosphate acyltransferase 1-like isoform X2 — protein MTLPVKNMVFPMVLLRLAEWLVYKLLANSCYRAAMKVKNSGFFLRNSSFKSSHQIPLYPSISKCNLHGRKSETVACDIQGTLLRSESFFPYFMLVAFEGGSIFRAFFLLLSSPLLLVLDYELKLRVMIFITFCGLRLKDMDSVGRAVLPKFYLENLNVHVYEVLKSAGCRVVFTSVPRVMVEGFLKEYLSVDNVKGTELHSVGSYFTGLISSSGILVKPRAIKEFLGENKPDIGIGNSSFHDHLFISLCKEAYVVNKEDEKSSSVLTREKYPKPLVFHDGRLAFLPTPLATLAMFIWLPIGIVLAIFRLFIGICLPYKIAIFLGTLSGVQLRLKGTDPPRSENGKGVLYVCTHRTLLDPVFLSTSLGKPLTAVTYSLSKMSEILAPIKTVRLTRSRTKDAEAMQRLLSEEGTTCREPYLLRFSSLFAELADEIVPVAMNTNVSMFYGTTASGLKCLDPIFFLMNPRPSYTVEILGKVPKELTCAGGKSSHEVANYIQRQLAAALGFECTNLTRKDKYLMLAGNEGVVDNQDSRIVVNPN, from the exons ATGACATTACCAGTGAAAAATATGGTTTTTCCAATGGTACTACTAAGGCTAGCAGAATGGCTAGTGTACAAACTTCTAGCAAACTCATGTTACAGAGCTGCAATGAAAGTTAAAAACTCTGGTTTCTTTCTCAGAAACTCATCTTTTAAATCATCTCATCAAATTCCTTTGTACCCTAGTATAAGCAAGTGTAATTTACATGgaagaaaatcagaaacagtTGCATGTGACATTCAGGGCACACTTCTTAGATCTGAATCTTTCTTCCCATATTTCATGTTAGTTGCTTTTGAAGGTGGTAGCATTTTCAGAGCCTTTTTCTTACTTCTATCAAGTCCCCTTTTATTGGTTCTTGATTATGAACTTAAACTAAGAGTTATGATCTTTATTACATTTTGTGGGCTAAGATTAAAGGACATGGACAGTGTTGGAAGAGCTGTCTTGCCTAAGTTTTATCTTGAAAATTTAAATGTTCATGTTTATGAGGTGTTGAAATCAGCAGGGTGTAGAGTGGTTTTCACAAGTGTGCCTAGAGTTATGGTGGAAGGTTTTCTTAAGGAGTATTTAAGTGTTGATAATGTTAAAGGGACTGAGTTGCATAGTGTTGGGAGCTATTTTACTGGATTGATATCAAGTTCTGGGATACTTGTAAAACCTAGAGCAATTAAGGAATTTCTTGGAGAAAATAAACCAGATATTGGCATTGGAAATTCAAGTTTTCATGATCACCTCTTTATTTCCCTGTGTAAG GAAGCTTACGTGGTAAACAAGGAGGATGAAAAAAGTAGTTCAGTATTGACAAGGGAAAAATATCCAAAACCACTAGTATTTCATGATGGAAGGCTAGCTTTCCTACCTACACCTCTTGCAACATTAGCCATGTTTATATGGCTTCCAATTGGAATAGTATTAGCAATATTCAGACTCTTCATTGGCATATGTTTGCCTTACAAGATAGCCATTTTCTTGGGCACTTTAAGTGGTGTGCAGCTAAGGTTAAAGGGTACTGATCCACCAAGATCAGAAAATGGCAAAGGAGTACTCTATGTTTGCACTCATAGAACACTTTTGGACCCTGTTTTCCTTAGTACATCTTTGGGAAAGCCTTTGACAGCAGTGACCTATAGCTTAAGCAAAATGTCTGAGATCCTTGCTCCTATAAAAACTGTGAGATTGACAAGATCAAGAACAAAAGATGCCGAGGCCATGCAGAGATTGCTCAGTGAAG AAGGAACCACATGCAGAGAGCCATATCTTTTAAGGTTCAGCTCCTTATTTGCAGAATTAGCTGATGAGATTGTACCTGTGGCTATGAACACAAATGTGAGCATGTTTTATGGGACTACTGCTAGTGGACTTAAGTGTTTGGACCCTATTTTTTTCTTAATGAATCCAAGACCTTCTTACACTGTTGAGATTCTTGGGAAAGTGCCCAAAGAGTTGACCTGTGCTGGTGGAAAATCTAGCCATGAGGTGGCTAATTACATACAGAGACAACTAGCTGCTGCATTGGGATTTGAGTGCACGAATCTTACAAGAAAGGACAAGTATTTAATGCTAGCTGGGAATGAAGGGGTAGTTGATAATCAGGATTCAAGAATAGTAGTAAATCCTAATTAA